The Williamsia sp. DF01-3 genome has a window encoding:
- a CDS encoding NUDIX domain-containing protein: MPVSDQQTLTVAAVCFSDDHQRILTVRKSDTRMFMFPGGKLEAGEDATAAAIREVDEEIGIRLTADDLMLVGTFRAPAANETDTMISATVFSSRLPAIPIASAEIAELRWVHRTDTGADLAPLLRDHVFPVMNAR, from the coding sequence GTGCCTGTATCGGACCAACAGACCTTGACCGTGGCGGCCGTGTGCTTCTCCGACGACCACCAGAGAATCCTCACCGTGCGCAAGTCAGACACACGGATGTTCATGTTCCCAGGCGGCAAACTCGAAGCCGGCGAGGACGCGACCGCTGCCGCGATCCGCGAGGTGGACGAGGAGATCGGGATTCGGCTCACTGCTGACGACCTGATGCTCGTGGGCACCTTCCGGGCACCCGCGGCCAACGAGACCGACACCATGATCTCCGCCACGGTCTTCAGCTCACGACTTCCCGCAATCCCCATCGCCTCGGCGGAAATCGCCGAACTGCGGTGGGTCCACCGCACTGATACCGGCGCAGATCTGGCACCGCTGCTGCGCGATCACGTCTTCCCGGTGATGAACGCGCGCTGA
- a CDS encoding GNAT family N-acetyltransferase, which yields MRFRPIERHDLPLIQRWLEQPHVARFWNHDTSDAAVERDFGGSITGTEPCEVFIVIHDGAPIGLIQRYLFSAYPEELVEMQTLVSVPPNALSVDYFIGVPDLTGQGLGTAMIREMVDKSWVDHPSSDTIIVPVAVANPASWRALLAAGFTQIATGYLTPDNPIDDGQHHVFRTDRP from the coding sequence GTGCGGTTCCGCCCGATCGAGCGTCACGATCTACCTCTGATCCAGCGATGGCTGGAACAGCCGCACGTGGCGAGATTCTGGAACCACGACACGTCCGACGCGGCAGTAGAGCGGGACTTCGGTGGCAGCATCACGGGAACGGAACCGTGCGAGGTCTTCATCGTGATACACGATGGCGCGCCGATCGGTCTGATCCAGCGGTATCTGTTCTCCGCCTACCCCGAGGAGCTCGTCGAGATGCAAACCCTGGTCTCCGTACCTCCGAACGCTTTGTCTGTCGACTACTTCATAGGTGTCCCCGATCTCACCGGCCAGGGCTTGGGTACTGCCATGATCCGCGAGATGGTCGACAAATCATGGGTTGATCATCCGTCGTCCGACACGATCATCGTTCCGGTTGCGGTGGCCAACCCCGCTTCGTGGCGAGCTTTGCTCGCTGCCGGCTTCACTCAGATCGCGACCGGGTATCTCACACCGGACAATCCCATCGACGACGGTCAACACCACGTGTTCAGAACGGACCGGCCCTAG